The following proteins come from a genomic window of Maribacter sp. HTCC2170:
- a CDS encoding DUF5916 domain-containing protein, whose amino-acid sequence MKNYILAFFIAMFCLSLTAQKKNESFRLNIKKITAPIVIDGVGDDAGWKTTDVANDFFMVLPMDKGKSNEKSEIRMAYDDKNIYLLATFYNTRSGTNIVESLRRDFSFGKNDNFLLFLDPFNNQTTGFSFGSNAAGAQWDGTMFSGNNIDLNWDTKWISKVQSDEDKWVFEMALPFKSIRYEDGVKEWGINFSRLDLRASEKSSWTPVPRQFPTSTLAYSGVLVWDEAPPKAGRNVSLIPYMLGGVNNDLDGNSTFDKKVGGDVKVSLSSSLNLDLTVNPDFSQVEVDRQVTNLDRFELFFPEKRQFFLENGDLFASFGYPTIRPFFSRRIGLGVPIRAGARVSGNLNDKWRLGLMDMQTAAVDETGLPSQNFGVLSLQRKVFSRSSIGLMIVNKESFNYPLENDSINNQYTKFNRNIGVEYNLASPNNLWNGKAFLLKSFAPNKDGNGITQAAHLEYKSRKWNWRIQEESVDKDYTAEVGFVPRNDYVSFKSSLGHLFFPKAGPVLSHGPSLNANYYFDQSFKHTDHTAYMLYGIDFRNRSGLDVFISDDYVELLAPFDPTRLGKEELLTGTKHNWNAFGWMYASKPQSMFTYALDGRFGGYYSGGNRTSLTTELGYRFQPYVSLTANLNYNRIKLPAPWNTNQFWLIGSEVDVTFTNKLFFATLFQYNEQSKNFNLNSRFQWRYKPASDLFIVYTNNHLISPYSGRTWSLTLKLNYWFNP is encoded by the coding sequence ATGAAGAACTACATCCTTGCCTTTTTTATTGCAATGTTTTGCTTATCGCTGACTGCCCAAAAAAAGAATGAATCCTTTAGATTAAATATTAAGAAAATCACTGCCCCAATAGTTATAGATGGAGTAGGAGATGACGCCGGTTGGAAGACAACTGATGTTGCAAATGATTTTTTCATGGTGCTACCGATGGATAAGGGTAAATCCAATGAGAAATCGGAAATAAGAATGGCTTATGATGATAAAAACATATACCTACTAGCTACATTTTACAATACAAGATCGGGTACCAATATAGTGGAATCATTGCGTAGGGATTTTTCTTTTGGTAAGAATGATAATTTTCTTCTTTTTTTAGACCCATTTAACAATCAAACCACTGGTTTTTCTTTTGGTTCGAATGCCGCAGGCGCTCAATGGGATGGTACCATGTTCAGCGGAAACAATATTGATTTGAACTGGGACACAAAATGGATTTCTAAAGTACAAAGTGATGAAGATAAATGGGTTTTTGAAATGGCCTTGCCTTTTAAATCCATCAGATATGAAGATGGAGTAAAGGAGTGGGGCATTAATTTTAGTCGCTTAGATCTTAGGGCGAGTGAAAAATCGAGTTGGACCCCTGTTCCAAGACAGTTTCCAACATCCACTTTGGCCTATTCAGGAGTACTGGTTTGGGACGAAGCGCCACCAAAGGCAGGTAGAAATGTATCATTGATTCCTTATATGCTCGGTGGAGTGAATAATGACTTGGATGGTAATAGCACTTTTGATAAAAAAGTAGGTGGTGATGTAAAAGTAAGCCTTTCTTCTTCATTGAATTTAGATCTTACGGTGAATCCTGATTTTTCTCAGGTTGAAGTTGATCGGCAGGTGACGAACTTAGATCGTTTTGAGTTGTTCTTTCCTGAGAAAAGACAATTTTTCTTAGAAAACGGTGACCTATTCGCAAGTTTTGGTTATCCAACTATTCGTCCCTTCTTTTCACGAAGAATTGGACTTGGAGTACCAATACGTGCTGGTGCTCGTGTAAGTGGTAACCTTAATGATAAATGGCGATTGGGACTTATGGATATGCAAACGGCGGCTGTTGACGAAACTGGTCTTCCCAGTCAAAATTTTGGAGTATTGTCATTGCAGCGAAAAGTTTTTAGCCGTTCTAGTATAGGTCTTATGATTGTGAATAAAGAATCTTTCAATTATCCGCTTGAAAATGATTCCATTAATAATCAATATACAAAATTCAATAGAAATATTGGAGTGGAGTATAATTTGGCCTCACCGAATAATCTGTGGAACGGAAAGGCTTTTTTATTAAAATCATTTGCTCCCAATAAAGATGGTAATGGAATTACACAAGCGGCTCATTTAGAGTATAAGAGCAGAAAGTGGAATTGGCGCATACAAGAAGAATCGGTTGATAAGGATTATACGGCTGAAGTCGGTTTTGTACCAAGAAACGACTATGTAAGTTTTAAATCTAGCTTAGGACATCTTTTCTTTCCAAAGGCAGGCCCGGTTTTAAGTCATGGACCAAGTTTGAATGCCAATTATTATTTTGACCAAAGTTTTAAACATACAGATCATACAGCCTATATGCTTTATGGGATAGATTTTAGAAATCGGAGTGGTTTAGATGTATTTATCTCCGATGATTATGTTGAACTATTGGCCCCTTTCGACCCTACACGTTTGGGTAAGGAAGAGCTACTGACGGGAACCAAGCATAACTGGAATGCTTTTGGGTGGATGTATGCATCAAAACCCCAAAGCATGTTTACCTATGCGCTGGATGGTAGATTTGGCGGTTATTATTCCGGTGGAAACCGTACAAGCCTAACAACCGAATTGGGTTATCGTTTTCAACCTTATGTCAGCCTTACCGCTAATTTGAATTACAATCGTATTAAATTGCCGGCGCCTTGGAATACCAACCAATTTTGGCTGATCGGTTCCGAGGTAGATGTTACATTTACCAATAAACTATTCTTCGCAACCCTATTTCAGTATAATGAACAATCAAAGAACTTTAATCTGAACTCTCGTTTTCAATGGAGATATAAACCCGCATCAGATCTTTTTATTGTTTATACCAATAATCATTTGATTTCTCCCTATTCTGGAAGAACGTGGTCATTGACATTAAAATTGAATTATTGGTTTAATCCGTAG
- a CDS encoding polyphosphate polymerase domain-containing protein — translation MQQSITDSIHKFEAIGLEALNSVALMKRTDTKFILHVSRLPEILDAVKSDYRALEIEDNRIMTYNTVYFDTDMNDYYHDHHNGKVRRVKVRKRVYKDSNLCFLEIKKKDGKGRTNKFRTEIALEEFENELSPRSMSFINETIDIKKSLSRTINNSFKRITLANDKAKERVTIDFDLNYKTKENKKAFEHLAIIEVKQERLNRRSPIITALKKIGNNPYKISKYCIGMASLNRNVKYNKFKQKLLKIENLSA, via the coding sequence ATGCAGCAATCGATAACAGACTCAATACACAAATTTGAAGCAATAGGTTTAGAAGCATTGAACAGTGTTGCATTGATGAAACGTACAGATACCAAGTTCATATTGCATGTTTCACGTTTGCCAGAAATACTAGATGCTGTAAAATCAGATTATAGGGCTTTGGAAATTGAGGATAACCGAATAATGACCTATAACACGGTTTATTTTGATACAGACATGAATGATTACTACCATGACCATCATAACGGGAAGGTACGTAGGGTTAAGGTAAGAAAGCGGGTTTATAAGGATTCGAATCTTTGTTTTCTGGAAATAAAAAAGAAAGATGGAAAAGGACGAACAAATAAATTTAGGACGGAGATAGCGTTAGAAGAATTTGAAAATGAATTAAGCCCTAGATCTATGTCTTTTATTAACGAGACCATTGACATAAAGAAGAGTTTGTCAAGGACGATTAATAATTCGTTTAAACGTATTACATTGGCCAATGACAAAGCAAAGGAACGGGTTACCATAGATTTTGATTTGAATTATAAGACCAAGGAGAACAAAAAAGCTTTTGAGCATCTTGCAATTATTGAAGTTAAGCAGGAAAGATTGAATCGTAGATCCCCAATAATAACTGCTCTAAAGAAAATAGGCAATAACCCCTATAAGATAAGTAAGTATTGTATTGGTATGGCTAGTCTTAATAGAAATGTCAAGTACAATAAGTTTAAACAGAAATTATTAAAAATTGAAAACCTAAGCGCGTAA
- a CDS encoding DUF4956 domain-containing protein: MEFLDIPLFDDDFYKMLFRFVINIAFLSLIIRVLYYKGSKRKDYVFTYYMISIIVFFLCFTLKKYELDIGMALGLFAIFGIIRYRTDPIEIKEMTYLFVVIGVSVINSLANKKMSYAEILAANAIIVFAMLMIERVWLLKHEVSKQIVYEKIENIDPKNYDLLKADLEERTGLTINKVTIGNINFLRDTAVVTIYYFNAKK, translated from the coding sequence ATGGAATTTTTAGACATCCCTTTATTCGATGATGATTTTTACAAAATGCTCTTTCGTTTTGTAATCAATATTGCTTTTTTGTCCTTGATTATCAGGGTTCTCTACTATAAAGGATCAAAGAGAAAAGACTACGTTTTTACATATTATATGATAAGTATAATTGTATTTTTTCTTTGTTTCACCCTTAAAAAATATGAGCTCGATATTGGAATGGCCTTGGGATTATTTGCCATATTTGGAATTATAAGATACCGCACCGATCCCATTGAAATTAAGGAGATGACCTATTTGTTCGTTGTTATTGGGGTATCAGTAATCAATTCTTTGGCGAATAAAAAAATGAGCTATGCCGAGATTTTAGCAGCAAATGCAATTATAGTTTTTGCCATGCTAATGATCGAGCGCGTTTGGCTATTGAAACATGAGGTGTCAAAGCAAATAGTTTATGAAAAAATAGAAAATATAGACCCTAAGAATTATGATTTATTAAAGGCCGATCTTGAAGAGCGAACAGGCCTAACTATAAACAAAGTGACCATCGGGAATATTAATTTTCTAAGAGACACTGCTGTGGTCACAATTTATTATTTTAATGCAAAAAAATAG
- a CDS encoding DUF2490 domain-containing protein: MKFSNTIILLILAIFVTNISVGQEANDVAFWSSIKIGYEPNKDWEFALEGQLRLKEDISELDEYFPELTVTRKLVKGLKLGLGARYVFFNDNRGSIQGTENHFRFHTDLSYKHDIHDLTLRYRIRYQNKNELGVSEADGDIPIQRVRLKLGVEYNIPNWKLDPEIAGEIFSRFKKGEESEFDKYRITLSTSYKIKRAGKIGAFYRLERDIQSIDRWSIYIIGLKYGYTFD; this comes from the coding sequence ATGAAATTCAGTAATACAATTATTCTTTTGATATTGGCCATTTTTGTCACCAACATTTCTGTAGGGCAGGAGGCAAATGATGTGGCTTTCTGGTCATCGATTAAAATAGGCTATGAACCCAACAAAGATTGGGAATTCGCTTTAGAGGGTCAGTTGCGTCTAAAGGAAGATATATCTGAGCTTGATGAATATTTTCCAGAGTTAACGGTTACACGAAAGCTGGTCAAAGGACTTAAATTAGGTCTTGGGGCACGATATGTTTTTTTTAATGACAATCGTGGATCTATACAAGGGACTGAAAATCACTTTCGTTTCCATACAGATTTATCATATAAACATGATATACATGATTTAACTCTCCGTTATAGAATTCGTTATCAGAACAAAAACGAATTAGGGGTTTCAGAAGCCGATGGAGATATACCAATACAGCGTGTTCGACTTAAATTAGGAGTTGAATATAATATCCCGAACTGGAAATTAGACCCAGAAATTGCAGGGGAAATTTTCAGTAGATTTAAAAAAGGTGAAGAAAGTGAATTTGACAAGTACAGAATTACTTTGAGCACATCCTATAAAATTAAAAGAGCTGGTAAAATAGGAGCATTTTATCGCTTGGAGAGAGATATACAATCGATTGATCGTTGGTCAATATATATAATCGGCCTAAAATATGGTTATACTTTTGATTAG
- a CDS encoding elongation factor G: MKIYDDKHIKNVVLVGAHNSGKTTLAETMLFEAGLIKRRGTVEGFNTVSDYHEIEHARGNSVFATPMHTEWRQYKINIIDTPGLDDFIGEIISSIRVADTIVTVINGQHGVEVGTEIIWNYVDKYQKPTLFVINQIDHPNAKFDESYNSLKNFVGSNIIKVQYPIMVDGAQCIIDVLKMKMYKFGPDGGKPEKFPIPEDQKELADLLHNELVEKAAENDEELMELFFDKGTLNEDEMRQGIKAGMLNHEVFPVFCTSGLNDMGSGRLMGFIDNVAPSAADLKPEQSVEGNIVERKTDAPTALFVFKTIHQPNLGQITFFKVKSGEINQNDKLVNSRNEETEILNQLFIMDGKKRESVTKLTVGDIGATLKLKYTETNDTLHEVGKPITIKPIDFPEPRTRKSISAVNKKEEEKLSEALRKIHSQDPTVDIAYSTELKQLILGCQGELHLATVDWALKNVYGIEAKFEQPKIAYRETIQRSSNASYRHKKQSGGAGQFAQVHMKIEPWHEGMPKPEGFNLRGREEVDLPWGGKLVFYNCIVGGVIDTRYLPAIMKGILEVMEEGPLTGSYVRDVRVMVYDGKMHSVDSNDISFKIAGAHAFKEAFLNAKPNLMEPVQELTVKVPEEMVGSVMTDLQSRRSIIQGIDTNGHFQILKCMVPAAELYGYSTNLRSMTQGRATFKSVFSSFQSVPSNVQKGLVKQT, translated from the coding sequence ATGAAAATATACGACGACAAGCACATTAAAAATGTAGTCCTTGTAGGAGCCCATAACTCTGGTAAAACAACCTTGGCAGAGACAATGCTCTTCGAGGCTGGTTTGATTAAAAGAAGGGGAACTGTTGAAGGTTTTAATACGGTTTCTGATTACCATGAAATAGAGCACGCCAGGGGCAATTCGGTATTTGCGACTCCAATGCATACTGAATGGAGGCAGTACAAGATAAATATTATAGATACCCCAGGACTTGATGACTTTATAGGTGAAATTATTTCTTCAATTCGGGTTGCTGACACCATTGTAACCGTTATAAATGGCCAGCATGGAGTAGAGGTAGGTACCGAGATTATTTGGAACTACGTTGATAAATATCAAAAGCCAACCTTATTCGTAATCAATCAAATAGATCACCCCAACGCCAAGTTTGACGAAAGTTACAATAGTCTTAAGAATTTTGTGGGTAGTAACATTATCAAGGTGCAATATCCGATTATGGTTGACGGTGCCCAATGCATTATTGATGTGTTGAAAATGAAAATGTATAAATTTGGACCTGACGGTGGCAAACCAGAGAAATTTCCTATACCTGAGGATCAAAAAGAATTAGCAGATTTGTTGCATAATGAACTTGTGGAAAAGGCTGCAGAAAACGATGAAGAGTTAATGGAGTTGTTTTTTGATAAAGGCACGTTGAATGAAGATGAAATGCGTCAAGGAATAAAAGCTGGGATGCTTAATCATGAGGTTTTTCCGGTGTTCTGTACATCTGGCCTAAATGATATGGGCAGCGGCCGACTTATGGGGTTCATTGATAATGTTGCGCCTTCTGCTGCCGATTTAAAACCTGAACAGAGTGTTGAAGGTAATATAGTAGAACGTAAAACAGACGCTCCGACGGCGCTTTTCGTTTTTAAAACCATACACCAACCAAATTTAGGGCAAATCACATTTTTCAAAGTGAAATCTGGTGAAATCAATCAAAATGATAAATTGGTCAATTCCAGAAATGAGGAAACTGAGATTTTGAATCAGTTGTTTATTATGGATGGTAAGAAACGGGAGTCCGTCACTAAACTTACAGTTGGCGATATTGGTGCTACCTTAAAGTTGAAATACACTGAGACAAATGATACTTTACACGAGGTAGGTAAGCCGATAACCATAAAACCTATCGATTTTCCCGAACCTAGAACTAGAAAATCAATTTCTGCTGTAAACAAAAAAGAAGAGGAAAAGCTCAGTGAAGCTTTAAGGAAAATACATAGCCAAGACCCAACTGTGGATATAGCTTATTCGACGGAATTGAAACAATTGATTTTAGGTTGTCAAGGCGAATTACATTTGGCAACCGTTGATTGGGCTTTAAAGAATGTCTATGGGATTGAAGCCAAGTTTGAACAACCGAAAATTGCATATAGAGAAACTATTCAACGTTCTTCAAATGCTAGTTATAGACATAAAAAACAATCAGGTGGTGCTGGGCAGTTTGCCCAAGTTCATATGAAGATAGAGCCATGGCATGAAGGCATGCCAAAACCTGAGGGATTCAACTTGAGGGGTAGAGAAGAAGTAGATCTTCCATGGGGAGGTAAACTGGTTTTTTATAATTGCATTGTTGGGGGTGTTATTGACACCCGTTATTTACCGGCGATAATGAAGGGTATATTAGAGGTTATGGAAGAAGGTCCTTTGACCGGTTCCTATGTACGTGATGTACGGGTTATGGTTTATGATGGTAAAATGCACTCTGTGGATTCTAATGATATTTCTTTTAAAATAGCTGGTGCCCACGCTTTTAAAGAAGCATTCTTGAATGCAAAACCAAATTTAATGGAGCCTGTTCAGGAACTCACTGTTAAAGTTCCAGAAGAGATGGTGGGTAGTGTTATGACCGATCTTCAATCTCGAAGATCCATAATTCAAGGCATAGATACCAATGGGCATTTTCAAATATTAAAATGTATGGTCCCGGCCGCTGAACTATATGGGTATTCAACCAACTTAAGGTCAATGACGCAAGGTAGAGCCACGTTTAAATCTGTTTTTTCATCATTTCAATCTGTCCCATCAAATGTTCAGAAAGGGCTGGTGAAACAGACATAA
- a CDS encoding GerW family sporulation protein → MELHFEELLGQITDFMKTEANTETVVGKQFDLGEFKCVPVIKVGMGFGSGGGEGTEAKAKTGQGIGAGAGVGIEPIGFLVTKDEQISFLEAGKSHGLAAAFEKVPDLIEKISKNRMKEEATV, encoded by the coding sequence ATGGAATTACATTTTGAAGAATTATTAGGACAGATTACAGATTTTATGAAAACTGAAGCCAACACGGAAACAGTAGTTGGTAAGCAATTTGATCTAGGTGAGTTCAAATGTGTACCTGTTATAAAAGTAGGTATGGGATTTGGATCTGGTGGAGGTGAAGGCACTGAAGCCAAAGCAAAGACCGGTCAAGGAATAGGGGCCGGTGCCGGCGTTGGAATAGAACCAATAGGTTTCCTAGTTACCAAAGATGAACAAATATCTTTCCTTGAAGCAGGCAAATCACATGGTTTAGCTGCTGCTTTCGAGAAAGTTCCTGATTTAATAGAAAAAATTTCGAAAAACAGGATGAAAGAAGAAGCAACGGTTTAA
- a CDS encoding porin gives MTNKMFYILVIALICFNNNAFSQGCEGDLPGSGSDSLNANKPVLFGYLQSQYDYTFSNPGESTFKFKRARIGVRGRAYEDFSYYFMLETSPFIGSSGDAYIMDAFITYDKYNWAKISLGSFKQPFSLEVATACHSLTTIDRSIVADQLVAPQRDFGIGLFGGNKYTKLNYALAIMNGRGLGVVDNNTNKDVVGRATYKLTDFLTLGGSFRYGYPNTNGDSRTTFGGEMALKFNNLKVQGEYIYDEGDYNRAAGGGCGATPVELGEKRDGAYIMASYDTEWKLQPVLKYEYFDPNIDIKEIGYQEMMTFGFNYFLNDKIRLQVNYQAHIETHINIDNDMLLAQLQVRF, from the coding sequence ATGACAAATAAAATGTTTTATATACTTGTGATTGCATTAATATGCTTTAATAACAATGCATTTTCACAAGGATGCGAAGGTGATCTCCCAGGTTCTGGAAGCGATTCACTAAATGCGAACAAACCGGTCTTATTTGGGTACTTACAGTCCCAATATGACTATACTTTTTCCAACCCGGGTGAAAGTACCTTTAAGTTCAAGAGAGCTAGAATAGGTGTTAGAGGAAGAGCCTATGAGGATTTCTCCTACTATTTTATGCTAGAAACCAGCCCATTTATTGGTAGTTCAGGTGATGCTTACATCATGGATGCATTCATTACTTATGACAAGTATAACTGGGCAAAAATCTCATTAGGTTCATTTAAACAGCCGTTTAGCTTAGAGGTGGCAACAGCTTGCCATAGTCTTACTACTATTGATAGATCTATAGTAGCGGACCAATTGGTCGCACCTCAAAGAGATTTTGGTATCGGATTGTTCGGTGGTAATAAATACACCAAACTCAATTATGCATTAGCCATAATGAATGGAAGAGGTTTAGGTGTTGTCGATAACAATACAAATAAAGATGTTGTTGGTAGAGCTACCTATAAATTAACTGATTTTTTAACACTGGGTGGTAGTTTTAGATATGGTTACCCAAACACAAATGGTGATTCACGAACTACATTTGGTGGTGAAATGGCTTTGAAATTCAATAATTTAAAGGTTCAAGGTGAATATATTTATGATGAGGGTGATTATAACCGAGCTGCTGGCGGTGGTTGTGGGGCTACACCCGTAGAACTTGGTGAAAAGCGCGACGGTGCCTATATTATGGCATCTTATGATACCGAATGGAAGCTACAACCTGTTTTAAAGTATGAGTATTTTGATCCTAATATTGATATTAAGGAAATTGGGTATCAAGAAATGATGACATTTGGATTCAATTACTTTTTAAATGATAAAATAAGGTTGCAAGTAAACTATCAAGCACATATTGAAACACATATCAATATTGATAATGACATGTTACTGGCACAGTTACAAGTAAGATTTTAG
- a CDS encoding rhodanese-like domain-containing protein, whose translation MKKISLYLVALLMVPALLLVSCDRGDDITDENSVAAFTLLKDHIVSNDLDIDNILTNPDGEKFVVAAPADADLDAFLSKYHIIDIRKNTDFLTNHIQGAKNVPFTDILTEAASTSKPVLVVCYTGQTACYATGLMRLYGYSHTRALKWGMSGWNGTTSGPWNNNIGNDADGHSNWTFGNAPTPEVFADPVISSFSTDGAQILMERVEQVVAAGFKTVSGGEVLSSPSNYFINNYFSEADYTGFGHIDGAYRILPLTFADGGHSNLDPDPNAQVVTYCYTGQTSAVMTACLRVLGYDAYSLTFGMNGMFNSNQAFTKNQWGADSNPKSLPLVN comes from the coding sequence ATGAAAAAAATATCATTGTACTTAGTTGCACTGTTAATGGTGCCCGCATTATTACTTGTCTCTTGCGATAGAGGTGATGACATTACAGATGAAAATTCAGTTGCCGCCTTTACTCTATTGAAAGACCACATTGTATCCAATGACCTGGATATTGATAATATTCTTACCAACCCTGATGGTGAAAAATTTGTGGTTGCAGCACCAGCGGATGCTGATTTAGATGCATTTCTTTCAAAATACCACATTATTGATATAAGAAAGAATACTGACTTCCTTACCAATCATATTCAAGGCGCCAAGAATGTACCTTTTACTGACATTTTAACGGAGGCTGCTTCAACTTCAAAACCTGTATTGGTTGTATGTTATACAGGACAAACAGCGTGTTATGCTACAGGTTTAATGCGCTTATATGGCTATTCACATACGAGGGCCCTTAAATGGGGAATGAGTGGTTGGAATGGAACAACTTCTGGTCCTTGGAACAATAATATTGGTAATGACGCCGATGGACATTCTAATTGGACTTTTGGAAATGCACCAACTCCAGAGGTATTTGCTGACCCGGTGATTTCAAGTTTTTCCACCGATGGAGCACAAATTCTAATGGAACGTGTTGAACAAGTGGTTGCCGCTGGTTTTAAAACAGTTTCTGGAGGGGAAGTATTGAGTTCTCCAAGTAATTATTTCATCAATAATTATTTTAGTGAAGCTGACTACACTGGCTTTGGCCACATAGATGGGGCTTATAGAATATTACCACTTACGTTTGCAGATGGTGGTCATTCAAATCTTGATCCAGACCCAAACGCACAGGTTGTGACATACTGCTACACGGGCCAGACTTCTGCTGTAATGACAGCCTGTTTAAGAGTTTTGGGGTATGATGCCTATAGCTTAACATTTGGTATGAACGGTATGTTCAACTCAAATCAGGCTTTTACAAAAAACCAGTGGGGCGCAGATAGTAACCCTAAAAGTTTACCTCTTGTCAATTAA
- a CDS encoding rhodanese-like domain-containing protein, whose translation MKKKSILIVALLFFSAAISSSFKNANRDNNPPGEFEILLEYLETNASYLQGDGFPIIMADEVRKNLKNPKQHIIDIRTDSWFEYGHIKNAANVASSDLLDYFKTKINPEEFEQIVLVCYSGQSAAYFTSLLRLAGYDNAYSMKWGMSSWREDFAEGTWLKNTSNDFATNLEVDEKVKEEKGEHPTLNTGKTDAKEILNVRLEELFAVPYKEYIIKSEDLFADPSNFYIINYWDEAKCDGHIPGSLHYHPNASITKDLITLPIDEKVVVYEETGQKAAYVVAYLNVLGYDAGNLAYGENGFMNTLLKKTGGDAFTKKEINMFPVIE comes from the coding sequence ATGAAAAAAAAGTCAATACTCATTGTGGCGCTGTTATTTTTTTCGGCAGCAATCTCAAGTAGTTTTAAGAATGCCAATCGTGACAATAATCCTCCTGGGGAATTTGAGATTCTTTTAGAATATTTAGAGACCAATGCCAGTTATTTACAAGGAGATGGATTTCCGATAATTATGGCTGATGAGGTTAGGAAGAATCTTAAGAACCCCAAGCAACATATTATAGATATACGAACTGATAGTTGGTTTGAATATGGCCATATAAAAAATGCAGCTAATGTAGCTTCCTCAGATTTATTGGACTATTTCAAAACGAAAATCAACCCTGAGGAATTTGAACAAATTGTATTGGTATGTTATTCCGGTCAATCTGCAGCCTATTTTACAAGTCTTTTACGATTGGCAGGTTATGATAATGCTTATAGCATGAAATGGGGAATGAGCTCGTGGAGAGAGGACTTCGCCGAGGGTACTTGGTTAAAAAATACAAGCAATGATTTTGCAACCAATTTAGAGGTAGATGAAAAGGTCAAAGAGGAAAAAGGTGAGCACCCTACCCTAAATACGGGTAAGACTGATGCCAAAGAAATTCTAAATGTTCGCCTAGAAGAGTTATTTGCCGTTCCTTATAAAGAATATATCATTAAATCCGAAGACCTATTTGCTGACCCTAGCAATTTCTACATTATCAATTATTGGGATGAGGCAAAATGTGATGGACATATTCCTGGATCCTTGCACTATCACCCTAACGCTTCAATAACAAAAGATCTTATTACACTTCCAATAGATGAAAAGGTTGTGGTTTATGAAGAAACAGGGCAAAAAGCAGCTTATGTTGTAGCCTATCTCAATGTTTTAGGATATGATGCTGGTAACCTTGCCTATGGCGAAAATGGCTTTATGAATACACTGCTTAAGAAAACAGGTGGAGATGCATTTACTAAAAAGGAAATAAACATGTTCCCAGTAATCGAATAA
- a CDS encoding Crp/Fnr family transcriptional regulator, producing MENDKIILREKLNEHYGSIFEEALINEIAEIGIQKKMEEGIRFIDIGDEITHIPLVIDGVIKIVREDDNGDEILLYFLEHQSTCAISFANCIHKKRSIFRGTVERDLDCILVPVDKIEDWLIKYGSWRVFMIDRYNERLLEMVEVIENLAFKKLDKRILKYLKYEAKLAQDKFLNITHQKIAHDLNTSRVCVSRILKKLERKGRVKLGRNIIIVA from the coding sequence ATGGAAAATGATAAAATAATACTGAGGGAGAAATTGAATGAACACTATGGTTCTATTTTTGAAGAAGCACTAATCAATGAAATTGCAGAAATCGGAATCCAAAAAAAAATGGAGGAAGGTATTCGTTTTATTGACATAGGAGATGAAATTACCCATATTCCTCTTGTTATCGATGGTGTCATCAAAATTGTTAGAGAAGATGATAATGGTGATGAGATTCTCCTGTATTTTTTGGAACACCAAAGTACGTGTGCCATTTCATTTGCAAATTGTATCCATAAAAAGCGGAGCATTTTTCGGGGAACCGTTGAAAGGGATCTGGACTGCATTTTAGTCCCCGTAGACAAAATTGAAGATTGGTTGATTAAATATGGATCATGGCGTGTTTTTATGATCGATCGCTATAATGAAAGACTTCTGGAAATGGTGGAAGTAATAGAAAATCTTGCATTCAAAAAACTTGATAAGAGAATTTTGAAATATCTCAAATATGAAGCGAAATTGGCGCAGGATAAATTTTTGAACATTACCCATCAAAAAATTGCCCATGATTTAAACACATCAAGAGTGTGTGTTTCAAGAATACTAAAAAAACTTGAGCGAAAAGGCAGAGTTAAGCTTGGTAGAAACATAATAATAGTAGCTTAA